Proteins encoded together in one uncultured Desulfosarcina sp. window:
- a CDS encoding 4Fe-4S dicluster domain-containing protein: MTLLTIDKQNWTDGLAAAADRYRLFGPVREKDCHQFKALDKGQAPDLDMVNTRLSPKELIFPQSEVMLEYSLDESRDDHHIMKEAAKDYSPRAVVGIRPCDAKAVQLVKLNFDAPDVKDPYWLRAYEATTFIGMACDTPLSTCFCTSTGCGPYNAEGLDILAAAHDGGYLAKIFTEKGQAFAEAAGWKQATPEAADAFMAAKEAAEERIVSSVPTDKLADTDLLALHGAPFWDDLAFACLNCGTCTFACPTCWCFDIQDEVHGTSGVRTKNWDSCMFPIFTVHTTGHNPRDTKTQRVRQRFMHKLKYFVDKYQAGVMCVGCGRCVRQCPVNIDIRRVCEKMNSFAPADACVAQS, translated from the coding sequence ATGACGCTGCTTACGATTGACAAACAGAACTGGACCGACGGATTGGCGGCCGCGGCGGATCGCTACCGGCTGTTCGGGCCGGTCAGGGAAAAGGACTGCCACCAGTTCAAGGCTTTGGATAAAGGGCAGGCCCCGGATCTGGACATGGTCAACACCCGCCTGTCGCCCAAAGAACTCATTTTTCCCCAGTCCGAGGTGATGCTCGAATATTCCCTGGACGAAAGCCGGGACGACCACCACATCATGAAAGAGGCGGCCAAGGACTACTCGCCCAGGGCCGTGGTGGGCATCCGGCCCTGCGACGCCAAGGCCGTTCAGCTGGTTAAGCTGAACTTCGACGCCCCGGACGTCAAGGACCCCTACTGGCTGCGGGCCTATGAGGCGACCACCTTCATCGGCATGGCCTGCGACACCCCGCTGTCCACCTGCTTTTGTACCAGCACCGGCTGCGGGCCATACAACGCGGAGGGCCTGGACATTCTCGCGGCGGCCCACGACGGCGGCTACCTGGCCAAGATATTCACCGAAAAAGGCCAGGCCTTTGCCGAGGCGGCCGGCTGGAAACAGGCCACGCCCGAGGCGGCGGATGCCTTCATGGCGGCCAAAGAGGCTGCAGAAGAGCGCATCGTCTCCTCGGTGCCGACCGACAAGCTGGCCGATACCGACCTTTTGGCCCTGCACGGGGCGCCGTTCTGGGACGACCTGGCCTTTGCCTGCCTGAACTGCGGGACCTGTACCTTCGCCTGCCCCACCTGCTGGTGCTTCGACATCCAGGACGAGGTGCACGGCACGTCCGGCGTGCGCACGAAGAACTGGGACAGCTGCATGTTCCCGATCTTCACCGTGCATACCACCGGCCACAACCCGCGGGACACCAAGACCCAGCGCGTGCGCCAGCGGTTCATGCACAAGCTCAAGTACTTCGTGGACAAGTACCAGGCCGGCGTCATGTGCGTGGGCTGCGGCCGGTGCGTGCGCCAGTGCCCGGTCAATATCGATATCCGCCGGGTATGCGAAAAGATGAACAGCTTTGCGCCGGCCGACGCCTGCGTTGCGCAGAGCTAG
- a CDS encoding ATP-binding protein, protein MAQDHLSPVNIALIGGGLYCKEVLEMTTVSFLQDQVHSRIVAVADPDGKAPGMVLAGRRGLSTVADYRELYRPDYQVHLFILLNPDPDLLRQILDTKPEHLRVLAHQPFELFWKAFKSRERLLQQRTREIKTILNGIQDLILVITPDQEIVDANEAFLRQMGYEKNEVVGKKCFEVYHQTNQSCYGAQSGCPLNTVIRNRKAAQTVRTRTGPDGKTHYMEVSIHPLWEKSGKISRFLEISHDFTERKLQEEENRRRLEQMVDERTRELQETHAKLLHKDKMASLGKLSTSVVHEINNPIAGILNLILLMKRILSEESGDSGGRGQESFDRYLTLMEAETRRISRIVANLLTFSRQSKMEAGVLDINGLIEKTLTINENLLKIHHVQVRTDLDPALPPVVGSADQLQQVFMNMVSNAAEAMENQGGGVLTVKTWFGGGDSVHVAFADTGVGIAPEHSDKLFEPFYTTKKKGKGVGLGLSVVYGIIKAHNGNVTVDSEPGNGARFTIQLPLSPESKRDEATEISWSVS, encoded by the coding sequence ATGGCCCAGGACCATCTGTCGCCCGTCAACATCGCCCTGATTGGCGGTGGCCTATACTGCAAAGAGGTTCTGGAGATGACTACGGTGAGTTTTCTTCAGGACCAGGTCCATTCGCGAATCGTTGCCGTGGCCGATCCGGACGGCAAGGCTCCGGGAATGGTGCTGGCCGGACGCAGGGGGCTGAGTACCGTTGCGGACTACCGGGAATTATACCGACCGGACTATCAGGTGCACCTGTTCATTCTGCTCAACCCCGATCCGGACCTGCTGCGTCAGATCCTGGATACCAAGCCCGAGCATCTGCGGGTTCTTGCGCACCAGCCCTTCGAACTGTTCTGGAAGGCGTTTAAATCCAGGGAACGGCTGCTCCAGCAGCGGACCAGGGAGATTAAAACCATTCTTAACGGCATCCAGGACCTGATTCTGGTCATCACGCCGGATCAGGAGATCGTGGATGCCAATGAGGCCTTTTTGCGGCAGATGGGCTACGAAAAAAACGAAGTGGTGGGCAAAAAATGCTTCGAAGTGTACCACCAGACCAACCAGTCCTGCTACGGCGCCCAGAGCGGATGTCCGCTGAACACGGTGATTCGCAATCGCAAGGCGGCCCAGACGGTTCGTACCCGCACCGGTCCTGATGGAAAGACCCATTATATGGAGGTCAGCATCCACCCGCTCTGGGAAAAGAGCGGAAAGATTTCCCGGTTTCTGGAAATCAGCCACGATTTTACCGAGCGCAAGCTGCAGGAGGAAGAAAACCGGCGGCGGCTCGAACAGATGGTCGACGAGCGCACCCGGGAATTGCAGGAAACCCACGCCAAGCTTCTCCATAAGGACAAAATGGCCTCTTTGGGCAAGCTATCCACTTCGGTGGTCCACGAGATCAACAATCCCATCGCCGGCATTTTAAACCTCATCCTGCTCATGAAGCGGATTTTAAGCGAGGAATCGGGCGACAGCGGCGGGCGGGGGCAGGAATCCTTCGACCGTTATCTGACCCTGATGGAAGCCGAAACTCGCCGGATCAGCCGCATCGTTGCCAACCTGCTGACCTTTTCCCGGCAGTCCAAAATGGAAGCGGGCGTGCTGGACATCAACGGCCTGATCGAAAAAACCCTGACGATCAACGAAAACCTGCTGAAAATCCACCATGTCCAGGTGAGAACGGATCTGGACCCCGCTCTGCCGCCGGTGGTCGGTTCCGCAGACCAGTTGCAGCAGGTGTTCATGAACATGGTGTCCAATGCCGCCGAGGCCATGGAAAACCAGGGGGGCGGCGTATTGACCGTAAAGACCTGGTTTGGCGGCGGCGATTCGGTTCACGTCGCCTTTGCCGATACCGGGGTGGGCATCGCGCCGGAGCATTCGGACAAGCTCTTCGAGCCCTTTTATACGACCAAAAAGAAAGGCAAGGGCGTCGGGCTGGGGCTCAGTGTGGTTTACGGCATCATCAAGGCCCATAACGGCAATGTTACGGTTGATTCCGAACCGGGCAACGGCGCCAGGTTTACGATCCAACTGCCCTTGTCCCCGGAATCGAAACGCGACGAAGCAACCGAGATCAGCTGGAGCGTCAGTTAG
- a CDS encoding hydrogenase iron-sulfur subunit, with amino-acid sequence MSEWEPKIVAFLCNWCSYGAADLAGVSRMQYPPNIRVIRIPCTGRMSPKFALAALRNGADGVWVSGUHPGDCHYLEGNYYARRKFALFTNLMELMGIERDRVHMSWVSSAEATKFIDVVKQVTEAVKALGPNTRFIKPQAKVA; translated from the coding sequence ATGTCTGAGTGGGAACCGAAAATTGTAGCCTTTCTGTGCAACTGGTGCAGTTACGGCGCAGCGGATCTGGCCGGCGTCAGCCGGATGCAGTATCCGCCCAATATCCGGGTGATCCGCATCCCCTGCACCGGCCGTATGAGCCCCAAGTTCGCCCTGGCCGCCCTTAGAAACGGCGCCGACGGGGTGTGGGTGTCCGGGTGACATCCGGGCGACTGCCATTACCTGGAAGGTAATTACTACGCTCGGAGAAAATTTGCACTGTTCACCAACCTTATGGAACTGATGGGAATCGAACGCGACCGCGTGCACATGTCATGGGTGTCTTCGGCCGAAGCCACCAAATTCATCGACGTCGTCAAGCAGGTGACGGAAGCGGTCAAGGCCCTGGGCCCGAACACCCGATTTATCAAACCACAGGCGAAGGTAGCGTAA
- a CDS encoding FAD-dependent oxidoreductase, which translates to MTKNTIGSVLVVGGGISGMQAALDLADSGYLVHVVEKSPAIGGVMSELDKTFPTNDCAMUIISPKLVEFGRHLNINLITCAQVKEIKGTEGNFSVTVDKGPRYIDSAKCTSCGDCAAACPVTLPDEYNQGMNLRKATYKRYAQAIPGAFAIQKADKAPCRLACPAGINVQGYVQMVGQGKYKEALSIIMEDLPLPGVLGRICPHGCEDACRRCEVDQPVAIRDLKRLAADQFDARNIEIPMAEKRDERVAIIGSGPAGLSAAYQLARRGIMSTIYEALPKAGGMLRVGIPDHRLPPEVLDQDIEIITNLGVEIKTDTPLGGDLTVDSLFDQGFKAVYLALGAHKGITLGVPGEQADGVRQGVDFLREVNLTGKAPVGKHVAIVGGGNVAIDVARSAVRLGAETVQIVYRRTRAEMPAWEEEIQAAETEGVSLTYLAAPQEILVTDGKVSGMRCIRMELGEPDSSGRRRPVPVPGSEYDLEIDQLIPAIGQRPDLSSIDEVEGLEFTRWSTTEVDPITYATGREGVFAGGDLQTGPWVAIGAIAAGKEAAESIARYLDGADMAAGREPIEREDPVYRPVPEGEPAKARAKVRELEPEARKGNFNEVELGLDEEAGKAEAQRCLNCGYCCECYQCVEACGAGAVTLETHREQRELLELNVGSVILAPGFTPYDPSKLDFYGYGHHPNVITSMQFERLLSASGPTEGHVARPSDHKDPKKIAWFQCVGSRDQNRCDNAYCSSVCCMYAIKEAVIAKEHAGDDLDCAVFFMDMRTYGKDFERYYEGAKAQGIRFLRSKVHTVAPIPDSDDLSIRYVTESGEMETEVFDMIVLSVGLETSPEVVSMAQSLGVGLTDSNFCETTTFAPVTTSRPGVYVCGAFQGPKDIPQAVVDASASAAAAGELLCSARNTQTRTAEVVPEINVRGDRPRVGVFVCNCGINIAGVVDVPAVRDYAATLPYVEYVTDNMYTCSQDTQDIMTQIIREKQLNRVVVAACTPKTHEPLFQETLINAGLNKYLFEMVNIRNQDSWVHKNNPDIATRKAKDLVRMSVNKVVLKQPLVENELTVGQATLVIGGGIAGMTAALSLARQGYETHLVERSDRLGGQANNLYRTWKGEDIQKHLAELVGQVNAEKSLTVHLNTELATVDGFVGNFKTVLKTDGTETPIEHGVAVVATGAGELTPSEYQYGKDPRVVTSLELDRKMLAGDPMLDSVNTAVFIQCVGSREPDRPYCSRVCCTHSIESALAIKERNPESSVYILYRDIRTYGEREILYKKAREAGIIFIRYDLENKPQVVQDKERLAVRVTDHVLGLPMEITTDLLTLASAIVPYADEQLSQFFKIPLNDDGFFVEKHAKLGPSEFATDGVFLCGLAHYPKSIDEAISQGKAAAARAVTLLARETIFTSGEVASVDPQMCSSCGVCVSICPYSAPSFIPADARMFAGRATINAALCKGCGLCVASCRSGAIHLNGFDNNQIFAMLDAI; encoded by the coding sequence ATGACAAAGAACACAATTGGTTCGGTTCTGGTTGTCGGCGGTGGCATATCCGGAATGCAGGCTGCGTTGGATTTGGCCGATTCCGGATACCTGGTTCATGTAGTCGAAAAATCCCCGGCGATCGGCGGGGTGATGAGCGAGTTGGACAAGACGTTTCCCACCAACGACTGTGCCATGTGAATTATCTCTCCGAAACTGGTCGAGTTCGGCCGGCACCTGAACATCAACTTGATCACCTGCGCACAAGTCAAAGAGATCAAGGGAACCGAAGGAAACTTCAGCGTCACCGTCGATAAAGGCCCCCGTTATATCGATTCTGCCAAATGCACCTCCTGCGGCGATTGCGCCGCAGCCTGCCCCGTCACTCTCCCCGACGAATACAACCAGGGCATGAACCTGCGCAAAGCCACTTACAAACGTTACGCTCAGGCCATTCCCGGAGCCTTCGCCATCCAGAAGGCCGACAAGGCGCCCTGCCGCCTGGCCTGTCCGGCGGGGATCAACGTCCAGGGCTACGTGCAGATGGTGGGTCAGGGCAAATACAAAGAGGCCCTTTCCATCATCATGGAAGACCTGCCGCTGCCCGGCGTGCTGGGCCGCATCTGTCCCCACGGCTGCGAAGACGCCTGCCGCCGCTGCGAGGTGGACCAGCCCGTGGCCATCCGCGACCTGAAGCGCCTGGCCGCCGACCAGTTCGATGCCCGCAATATCGAGATCCCCATGGCGGAAAAGCGCGATGAGCGCGTGGCCATTATCGGCAGCGGCCCGGCCGGGCTTTCCGCGGCCTACCAGTTGGCCCGCCGGGGCATTATGAGCACCATCTACGAAGCCCTGCCCAAGGCCGGCGGCATGCTGCGGGTGGGCATCCCGGATCACCGCCTGCCGCCCGAGGTGCTGGACCAGGATATCGAAATCATCACCAACCTGGGCGTCGAGATCAAAACCGATACCCCGCTGGGCGGGGACCTGACCGTGGACAGCCTGTTCGACCAGGGCTTCAAGGCGGTCTACCTGGCCCTGGGCGCCCACAAGGGCATTACCCTGGGCGTGCCCGGCGAACAGGCCGATGGCGTGCGCCAGGGCGTGGACTTTTTGCGCGAGGTCAACCTCACCGGCAAAGCCCCGGTGGGCAAGCACGTGGCCATCGTGGGCGGCGGCAACGTGGCCATCGACGTGGCCCGCTCGGCGGTGCGCCTGGGCGCGGAGACGGTCCAGATCGTCTACCGCCGGACCCGTGCCGAAATGCCGGCCTGGGAAGAGGAGATCCAGGCCGCCGAAACCGAAGGCGTCTCGTTGACCTACCTGGCCGCACCCCAGGAGATCCTGGTGACGGACGGCAAGGTATCCGGCATGCGCTGCATCCGCATGGAACTGGGCGAACCGGATTCATCCGGCCGCCGTCGTCCCGTGCCGGTGCCGGGCAGCGAATACGACCTTGAGATCGACCAGCTGATTCCGGCCATCGGTCAGCGCCCGGACCTGTCCTCCATCGACGAGGTCGAGGGGCTGGAGTTCACCCGCTGGAGCACCACCGAAGTGGATCCCATCACTTACGCCACCGGCCGGGAAGGCGTGTTTGCCGGCGGCGATCTGCAGACCGGTCCCTGGGTGGCCATCGGTGCCATCGCCGCGGGCAAGGAAGCGGCCGAATCCATCGCGCGCTACCTGGACGGAGCCGATATGGCCGCGGGCCGGGAGCCCATCGAGCGGGAAGATCCGGTCTACCGTCCGGTGCCCGAGGGCGAACCGGCCAAGGCCCGCGCCAAGGTCCGGGAGCTTGAACCCGAAGCCCGCAAAGGCAACTTCAACGAAGTGGAGCTGGGCCTGGACGAGGAGGCCGGCAAGGCCGAAGCCCAGCGCTGCCTGAACTGCGGCTACTGCTGCGAATGCTACCAGTGCGTGGAGGCCTGTGGCGCCGGGGCCGTCACCCTGGAAACCCACCGGGAGCAGCGCGAACTGCTGGAACTCAACGTGGGTTCGGTCATTCTGGCGCCCGGTTTTACCCCCTACGATCCATCCAAACTGGACTTTTACGGCTACGGCCATCATCCCAACGTAATTACTTCCATGCAGTTCGAGCGCCTGCTGTCCGCCTCCGGCCCCACCGAAGGCCATGTGGCCCGGCCTTCGGACCACAAAGATCCCAAGAAAATCGCCTGGTTCCAATGCGTGGGATCGCGGGATCAGAACCGCTGCGACAATGCCTACTGTTCATCGGTATGCTGCATGTACGCCATCAAGGAGGCCGTCATCGCCAAGGAGCACGCCGGTGACGATCTGGATTGCGCGGTCTTTTTCATGGACATGCGTACCTACGGCAAGGACTTCGAACGCTACTACGAAGGCGCCAAGGCCCAGGGCATTCGCTTCTTGCGGTCCAAGGTCCACACCGTCGCCCCTATCCCGGACAGCGACGACCTGTCCATCCGCTATGTAACCGAAAGCGGCGAAATGGAGACGGAAGTGTTCGACATGATCGTCCTTTCGGTGGGACTGGAAACCTCCCCCGAAGTGGTTTCCATGGCGCAGTCGTTGGGCGTGGGCCTGACAGACAGCAACTTCTGCGAGACCACCACCTTCGCCCCCGTCACCACCAGCCGTCCCGGTGTTTATGTGTGCGGCGCCTTCCAGGGTCCCAAGGACATCCCCCAGGCGGTGGTCGACGCCAGCGCCTCGGCAGCCGCCGCCGGCGAACTGCTCTGTTCGGCAAGGAACACGCAGACCCGCACCGCCGAGGTGGTGCCCGAGATCAACGTGCGCGGCGACCGTCCCCGGGTGGGCGTCTTCGTGTGCAACTGCGGCATCAACATTGCCGGGGTGGTGGACGTCCCGGCCGTGCGCGATTATGCGGCCACCCTGCCCTACGTGGAGTACGTGACCGACAACATGTACACCTGCTCCCAGGACACCCAGGACATCATGACCCAGATCATTCGCGAAAAGCAGCTCAACCGGGTCGTGGTGGCCGCATGCACCCCCAAGACCCACGAGCCGCTGTTCCAGGAGACCCTGATCAACGCGGGTCTCAACAAGTACCTGTTCGAGATGGTCAACATCCGCAACCAGGACTCCTGGGTCCATAAGAACAATCCCGACATCGCCACCCGGAAAGCCAAGGATCTGGTGCGCATGTCCGTAAACAAGGTGGTGCTCAAGCAGCCTCTGGTCGAGAACGAACTCACCGTCGGTCAGGCCACGCTGGTCATCGGCGGCGGCATCGCCGGCATGACGGCCGCCTTGAGCCTGGCCCGCCAGGGGTACGAAACCCATCTGGTGGAACGCAGCGATCGGCTGGGCGGCCAGGCCAACAACCTCTACCGCACCTGGAAGGGGGAAGATATTCAGAAGCATCTGGCCGAGCTGGTGGGCCAGGTGAACGCCGAAAAGAGCCTTACCGTGCACCTGAATACCGAGTTGGCCACCGTGGATGGCTTCGTGGGCAATTTCAAGACCGTACTGAAAACCGACGGCACCGAAACCCCCATCGAGCACGGCGTGGCCGTGGTGGCTACCGGCGCCGGCGAGCTTACCCCCAGCGAATACCAATACGGGAAAGACCCGCGGGTGGTGACCAGCCTGGAACTGGACCGTAAAATGCTGGCCGGAGATCCCATGCTGGACAGCGTGAACACGGCCGTGTTCATCCAGTGCGTGGGGTCCCGCGAACCGGACCGCCCCTACTGCAGCCGGGTCTGCTGTACCCATTCCATCGAAAGCGCCCTGGCTATCAAGGAACGCAACCCGGAGAGCAGCGTCTATATTCTCTACCGGGATATCCGCACCTACGGCGAGCGGGAAATTCTATATAAAAAGGCCCGCGAAGCCGGGATCATCTTTATTCGCTACGATCTGGAAAACAAACCCCAGGTGGTGCAGGACAAAGAGCGGCTGGCGGTGCGCGTCACCGACCACGTTCTGGGCCTGCCCATGGAAATCACCACGGATCTGTTGACCCTGGCGTCGGCCATCGTGCCCTACGCCGACGAGCAGCTGTCCCAGTTTTTCAAGATTCCGCTGAACGACGACGGCTTTTTCGTGGAGAAGCACGCCAAACTGGGGCCCTCGGAATTCGCCACCGACGGCGTGTTCCTCTGCGGGCTGGCCCACTATCCCAAATCTATTGACGAGGCCATTTCCCAAGGCAAGGCCGCGGCCGCCAGGGCCGTTACCCTTCTGGCCCGGGAAACCATTTTTACCAGCGGCGAAGTCGCCTCGGTGGATCCCCAGATGTGCTCCAGCTGCGGGGTGTGCGTGTCCATCTGCCCGTATTCGGCACCCAGCTTCATCCCGGCGGACGCGCGCATGTTCGCCGGCCGGGCGACGATCAACGCGGCCCTGTGCAAAGGCTGCGGCCTTTGCGTGGCTTCGTGCCGATCCGGCGCCATTCATCTGAACGGATTCGACAACAACCAGATCTTTGCCATGCTTGACGCCATTTAA
- a CDS encoding FAD/NAD(P)-binding protein, which translates to MQNPYLPYPVRIDDITVEAEDKSLKTFKFVFLNDGDEEKYAYKAGQFGELSIPGKGEIPIGIASSPVEKGFVKFTVNRAGVVTTHLHNMKVGDIMGLRGPLGNWYPWELLEGKNVLIVGGGFAFTTLRSSIVYMLDPANRPKFGNIDVVYGARSPGMLLYKDELVEWEKRDDINMHITVDATNDPDWKYNVGFVPPITEQKAPPGGDDTYAIVCGPPIMIKFTQPVLEKLGYAHDHIIMSLENRMKCGFGMCGRCGIGKELVCKDGPVFTLDQINKTPREY; encoded by the coding sequence ATGCAAAATCCATATTTACCCTATCCGGTCCGCATCGACGACATCACGGTCGAGGCCGAAGACAAAAGCCTGAAGACCTTCAAGTTCGTCTTTCTCAATGACGGCGACGAGGAAAAGTATGCTTACAAGGCCGGCCAGTTCGGCGAACTCTCGATTCCCGGCAAGGGCGAAATCCCCATCGGCATCGCCTCGTCACCGGTGGAAAAAGGGTTCGTCAAGTTCACCGTCAACCGTGCCGGGGTGGTCACCACCCATCTGCACAACATGAAGGTCGGGGACATCATGGGCCTGCGGGGACCTCTGGGCAACTGGTACCCCTGGGAACTTTTAGAGGGCAAGAACGTCCTCATCGTGGGCGGCGGGTTCGCCTTCACCACCTTGCGTTCGTCCATCGTCTACATGCTGGATCCGGCCAACCGGCCGAAGTTCGGCAACATCGACGTGGTTTACGGGGCGAGATCTCCGGGTATGCTGCTGTACAAGGACGAACTGGTGGAATGGGAAAAGCGCGACGACATCAACATGCACATCACCGTGGACGCCACCAACGATCCGGACTGGAAATACAACGTGGGGTTCGTGCCGCCGATCACCGAACAGAAAGCCCCCCCTGGCGGGGACGACACCTACGCCATCGTCTGCGGCCCGCCGATCATGATCAAGTTCACCCAGCCGGTGCTGGAAAAGCTGGGCTATGCCCACGACCACATCATCATGAGCCTGGAAAACCGGATGAAGTGCGGGTTCGGGATGTGCGGCCGCTGCGGCATCGGCAAGGAACTGGTCTGCAAGGACGGACCGGTCTTCACCCTGGATCAGATCAACAAGACCCCTAGGGAATATTGA
- a CDS encoding TusE/DsrC/DsvC family sulfur relay protein — protein MPTVEFGGKSFTVDEDGFIDDYTNWSEEWVQYVKKEEGIDELNDEHKKVVQVLREYYEKNGIAPMVRVLSKVTGFKLKHIYELFPSGPGKGACKMAGLPKPTGCV, from the coding sequence ATGCCGACAGTCGAATTTGGTGGAAAAAGTTTTACGGTAGACGAAGACGGTTTCATTGACGACTACACCAACTGGTCTGAAGAGTGGGTGCAGTACGTAAAGAAAGAAGAAGGCATCGACGAACTGAACGATGAGCACAAGAAAGTGGTCCAGGTGCTTCGCGAATACTACGAAAAAAATGGTATCGCTCCCATGGTTCGCGTGCTTTCCAAAGTCACCGGCTTCAAACTGAAACACATTTATGAACTTTTCCCCTCCGGCCCCGGAAAGGGAGCTTGTAAGATGGCGGGTCTTCCGAAACCCACCGGCTGCGTCTAA
- a CDS encoding secondary thiamine-phosphate synthase enzyme YjbQ, translated as MARLPVKTNSQTEMIDVTALVQDQVTESGISDGLCMVFVPHTTVAVTINESADPAVKHDILMVINKIVPWKEAYRHMEGNSPAHLKTSLIGSSEIIAVEKGRLVLGTWQGIFLCEFDGPRTRKLDVRLIRA; from the coding sequence ATGGCACGCCTTCCTGTCAAAACGAATTCCCAAACTGAAATGATCGACGTCACCGCTCTGGTTCAGGATCAGGTGACCGAAAGCGGCATCTCCGACGGCCTCTGCATGGTCTTCGTTCCCCATACCACGGTAGCCGTCACCATCAACGAAAGCGCCGATCCGGCGGTAAAACACGATATCCTCATGGTGATCAACAAGATCGTTCCGTGGAAGGAGGCCTATCGCCACATGGAGGGCAATTCTCCCGCCCATCTGAAAACATCCCTTATCGGGTCGTCGGAAATCATCGCTGTTGAAAAGGGCCGCCTGGTGCTGGGCACCTGGCAGGGGATTTTCCTGTGCGAGTTCGACGGCCCCCGGACCCGCAAACTGGACGTTCGGCTGATTCGGGCATGA
- a CDS encoding 4Fe-4S dicluster domain-containing protein, with product MLGYTEKMREIAGRLLSECSVEMVIGFRKGTMPMMNEPCFVTRTEDVSCLVWDSNCGINLANYLTNRKEKIAVFAKGCDSRNIVNHIVENKIGRDQLHIIGVPCTGMIDRRRIASLVEGEILEVLETDTTVKVKTAAAESLFDKAEVLQNNCALCIHRNPVIFDEMVADPVEEQKDIDRYADIRKIEEMDAADKWQFFEDLLSPCIRCYACRNACPLCYCPTCFVDESKPQWVGKGQDPIDVRTFHFLRAYHCAGRCTDCGACQRACPVGIDMRLLTRKLEKDCQEQFGWEAGLSLESRPALDVYQTNDPQAFIK from the coding sequence ATGTTAGGATACACTGAAAAGATGAGGGAGATTGCCGGCCGCCTTCTCAGCGAGTGCAGTGTGGAGATGGTCATCGGTTTTCGCAAAGGGACGATGCCGATGATGAACGAGCCGTGCTTCGTGACCCGGACGGAGGACGTTTCCTGCCTGGTCTGGGACAGCAACTGCGGCATCAACCTGGCGAACTACCTGACCAACCGCAAGGAGAAGATCGCGGTCTTCGCCAAGGGCTGCGATTCGCGCAACATCGTCAACCACATCGTCGAGAACAAGATCGGGCGCGATCAGCTGCACATTATCGGCGTGCCCTGCACGGGCATGATCGACAGGCGCAGGATCGCTTCCCTGGTGGAGGGCGAGATCCTGGAGGTCTTAGAGACCGACACCACGGTCAAGGTCAAAACCGCGGCCGCCGAGAGCCTGTTCGACAAGGCCGAGGTGCTGCAGAACAACTGCGCATTGTGCATCCACCGCAACCCGGTGATCTTCGATGAAATGGTGGCCGATCCGGTCGAAGAGCAAAAGGATATCGACCGCTACGCGGACATCCGCAAGATCGAGGAGATGGACGCCGCGGACAAGTGGCAGTTCTTCGAGGACCTGTTGTCCCCGTGCATTCGCTGCTACGCCTGCCGCAATGCCTGTCCGTTGTGCTACTGTCCCACCTGTTTCGTGGACGAGTCCAAACCCCAGTGGGTGGGCAAGGGCCAGGATCCCATCGACGTGCGCACCTTCCATTTCCTGCGGGCCTATCACTGCGCCGGCCGCTGCACCGACTGCGGGGCCTGCCAGCGGGCCTGCCCGGTGGGCATCGACATGCGGCTGTTGACCCGCAAACTGGAAAAAGACTGCCAGGAGCAGTTCGGCTGGGAAGCCGGGCTCTCCCTGGAAAGCCGCCCGGCCCTGGATGTTTACCAGACCAATGATCCGCAAGCCTTTATCAAATAA